A window of Xyrauchen texanus isolate HMW12.3.18 chromosome 10, RBS_HiC_50CHRs, whole genome shotgun sequence contains these coding sequences:
- the LOC127650844 gene encoding endothelin-2-like, producing the protein MMSFSLRTSLFISATLCMLQQGFGYPLSEASSDPPVLKRVRTKRCSCSSWLDKECIYFCHLDIIWVNTPSKITPYGLGSPLSRRRRSTGRCECAILADRTCITFCYNSSEDSDMVIVTQLNNQSNNMDKAGDRLLDSLRKAVKENLMTASHSVSPKKKSRSMNLLIS; encoded by the exons ATGATGTCTTTCTCACTGCGGACATCTCTGTTTATTTCTGCTACACTGTGCATGCTGCAGCAAG GGTTCGGATATCCACTTTCCGAAGCATCCAGCGATCCACCTGTTCTAAAGCGGGTTCGTACCAAGCGCTGCTCCTGTAGCAGCTGGTTGGACAAGGAGTGCATCTATTTCTGTCATCTAGACATCATTTGGGTCAACACACCAAG TAAAATCACACCCTATGGTCTCGGAAGTCCTCTGTCCCGTCGTCGGCGTTCTACCGGCCGTTGTGAATGTGCGATCCTGGCCGACCGTACCTGCATCACTTTCTGCTACAACAG CTCTGAAGACTCAGATATGGTGATTGTGACCCAACTTAATAACCAGTCAAACAACATGGACAAAGCTGGTGATCGCCTACTCGATTCTCTCAG GAAGGCAGTAAAGGAAAACCTCATGACAGCTTCACACTCTGTGTCGCCCAAAAAGAAATCCAGATCTATGAATCTCTTGATTAGTTAG